The sequence GAGAAGAGACCAGTCCGGCGGGGCTGTCCAGCACGATCATCATCAGCGACAGGTCCAGGGAATACCGCTCCGCCCGCTTCACCTCTTCCGCGAGCCGTTTTTCGAAATAGCGGCGATTGAACATCCTGGTCTCGCCGTCGATCAGCAGGGCTTTCTCCGGATGCAGTTTTTCCAGGCGGAACATCTCCCCAAGCAACTGGTCCTTGCCGCTGTCGCCCTTGCGGATGATCTTTTCCACCTGGCCGCTCCTGAGCATATCCTCCTCCCTGCCGCTGATCTCCCGCTCGGTGGTCACAATGACCGGGGTATCCACGGTTATCGGATGGTTCCGAAGGAAGGAAACGACGTCATAGCTTGCCACGTCGGGCAGGTTGAAATCGACGATGATGATATCCGGGCTCTGCTCCAGGGCCAGGTCGATGGCATCTTTCCCGTCGCTGGCATGGATAACGCCGAATCCCTGCCGCTCGAGGATCGAGGCCGTGCGGTGCGCGGCTTCGCGGTCGCTGTCGGCCACCAGCACCTGCGGCTGGGATCGGCGGCCGGGGGAGACCTCCTTCAGGTATCTCAGTTTGTCCAGCAGATGCCGCCGGCTGAGCGGTTTGACGCAGTAATCGGCCGCTCCGAGGGCGAATCCCAGTTCCGGGTTGTCCAGGGCTGAGCAGATGATGACGCCGAGGTCTGCGGTCTCAGGGTCAGCTTTGAGCTGGTGCAGCACCTGCCAGCCGTCCTTGCGGGGCAGCATGATATCAAGGCAGATGGCGAACGGATGGTTCTCCCTGGCTTTTTCCAGAGCCTCGACTCCGTCGGTTGCATAGTCGACATCGTAACCATCCCTGGTCAGCCAGAGGCCGATCAGCTCCGCCGTCTTCCTGTCATCTTCCACGACGAGAACAGTAGGCGACGGCTGGGTCGTGGCGTACTTCCCTTCGTCGACTGGGCAGGCGAGCTGGATCGCCTCCGGGGACGTGTCGGAATAACGCTCGACCCGGGTTGCGACAGGCAGGCCGCTCTCGGCCGGCAACGGCAGGGTGAAATAGAAAGTGCTGCCAAGGCCGATCCTGCTCTCGACCCAGATCTCGCCCTTCTGCAGCTCCACGAACTTCCTGGTCAGCGCCAGCCCCAGGCCGGTGCCCTCATACTGGCGCGATGAGGAGCCGTCGACCTGCTGGAACTCGGAGAAGATCCGTTCCTGGTCGGCCTCGGCGATGCCCACGCCGGTGTCGGTCACGGCAAAACGGGCCATGTTGCCCATCACCGATGCGTTGACCCTGACCGAGCCTCCTTCCGGAGTGAACTTCAGGGCGTTGCCGATCAGGTTGAAGAGTATCTGCTTGAACTTGGCGACGTCGGCGTAGACCGTGGTCAGGTGCTCGGAGACGTTGATCCCCAGGTCGATGTGGCGCTTGGCTGCCAGCGGCTGCATCGTGGATATTATCTCCTTGAGCGTCGTGCCTATATAGAATTCCTCGGGGATCAGCTGCATCTGCCCGGCTTCGACCTTTGCCAGGTCCAGCACGTCGTTGATCAGCTCCAGCAGGTGATGGCCGCTATTGACGATATTGTCACAGAACTCCGTCCGGTCGGAGTCGTCCATCTGGTTTGAGGGCGTGTCCCGGAGTACTTCCGAGAAGCCGATTATCACGTTCAGCGGTGTACGCAGCTCATGGCTCATGTTGGCCAGGAACTCGGACTTCATCCGGCTGGCCTGCTCCAGCTCGCGGTTGGCACTTTCCAGCTGGAGGGTGTGTTGCTCCACCGTTCCCGCCATCTCATTGAAAGCCTTCGACACGGCGCTGATCTCGTTTACCGGGTCTCCCTCGGGCACCCGCGCCGAATAATCGCCGCGACTGATGCGCGTGGATGCCTCGGTGAGCTTGGCCAGCGGCGCCAGGGCGGTAAGCCTGAGCAGCAGGACCAGGGTCCCTGCCACCAGCACGAAGGTGGCGCCCCCTACTATCAGCAGTATCTGGCGGCTGCGGCCCAGGCTCTCCTGGAGGCTGGTCGTGCCGATATCCACGCGGATGCCGCCGAGGTTGCCGCTCTGGTTCGGCGGAGCGGTGGTGCGCCCGTGGCACATCAGGCACTCGTCCTTGACCGGGATGGCGGCGACGTCGGTCATGTGGTCGTCAGCCGGCTCGCCGAATATCTCGTGAGGGTGGTCGCCGTCCATGACTGCGACTGCTTCCGGATCTACCACGGAGCCTATGGATTCCCGATTGGATGAAGCCCAGATGGTACCGTCAGTGGAAAGGATGTCGATGGAGCGGATGTTCTGCTGGCGGCTGAGGTTGTCGAGTGTCAGCTGGATGTGGCCGCGGTCGCTCCTCAGCATGTCCTGCTCCAGGCTGTTGAGGATCGTATCGGTAAGGGTCGAGGCGGTCTCCGAGAAGAGCTGGGTACTCGACTGTTTCTGGCTGGACAGCAGCGCCAGCGCCCCCATGCCTCCCACAAGCAGCATGACCGTGATGACATACAGCGGGATCTTTTGTTGCAGCTTCATGGCTGGAACGGATTCTATCACGCGTCGGCTTATCCGCGCTTGCTTTTCGGCACCGGAAGGCAGTTGTGATACTATATCCTTTCCCGCTATCCACGCGGGTTTCTGTTAAGGGACATTGCTAAACTTCGGGAACTGAATGGTCTGCGACAGGTCTGCGCGTCGCCGGACTTTTATTACTGACTTACTGGGAAAAGGTCAATGGAACTCCGTAGCGACGACATCACCAAAGGCATTATCAGGGCGCCACACCGGTCACTGCTGAAGGCCCTCGGGCTGAGCGACCGGGAGATGGGCCTGCCGTTCATCGGCGTAGCCAATTCCTTCAACGAGGTCATTCCCGGCCATATGCATCTGCGGAGCGTCACTGAAGCAGTCAAGGAAGGCATCTGGGCCGCTGGGGGCGTGCCGTTCGAGTTCGGCGGCATCGGCGTCTGCGACGGCCTTGCAATGAACCACGAGGGTATGCGATTCTCCCTGGCCAGCCGCGAGATCATCGCTGATGAGATCGAGGTCATGGCGATGGCTCACGCCTTTGACGGCCTGGCGCTGGTACCCAGTTGCGACAAGGTCGTCCCCGGCATGATGATGGGCGCGCTCAGGGTCAATATCCCCGCGATCGTCGTCAGTGGCGGACCGATGCTGGCTGGTGACCTGGATGGAACCAAGGTCGACCTCCATAATGTTTTCGAAGCCGTGGGCGCCGCGCTTACCGGCAAGATGAGCGAAGCGGAACTCACGCGCCTGGAGGACTGCGCCTGCCCCGGCTGCGGCTCCTGCGCCGGCCTCTTCACGGCCAACTCCATGAACTGCCTGACCGAGGCGCTTGGCCTGGCCCTGCCGGGGAATGGCACGATCCCCGCGGTCCACGCGGCCCGCATCAGGCACGCTCGCGAGACCGGCCGCCGCGCCGTCGAGCTGGCGCTGGAAGGTCTCAGGCCCCGCGATATCGTCGATACCCGTGCGGTCATAAACGCGCTCGCGGTCGATTCCTCCATGGGCTGCTCCACCAACACTGCTTTGCACATCGCCGCCATCGCCCACGAGGCGGGGGTCGGCTTCAGCCTGGCCGAAGTCAACGAGATCACCGCCAGGACTCCGCATCTCTGCTCTTTGAGCCCGGCAGGGGTCCATCATATGGAAGACCTGTACCGGGCGGGCGGCGTCCAGGCATTGATGAAGACGCTGCTTGACGCCGGCAAGCTTGATGGCTCGGCAATGACGGTCAGCGGCCAGAGCCTCAACGACCAGCTGGCGTCTGCCCGTGTAGCCGACACGGGGGTCATCCGCTCCATCGATAACGCCTACCACGAGACCGGCGGCCTGGCTGCCCTTTTCGGCAACCTGGCTCCCAACGGCGCGGTGGTCAAGGAATCAGCGGTCTCGCCGGAGATGTTGAAGCTTCGCGGCCCGGCTATCGTCTTCGAGAGCGAGCAGGAAGTCGAGGAAGCGCTGGAGGCGGGGAAGATAGTCGCCGGCAGCGTCGTCGTCATCCGCTACCAGGGCCCCAAGGGCGGACCGGGGATGCCGGAGATGCTCACGCCCACCGCGGCGATAGCCGGCGCCGGGCTCGACCATGCAGTCGCCCTCATCACCGACGGCCGCTTCTCAGGGGCCACCCGCGGTGCCAGTATCGGCCATGTCTCGCCGGAGGCTTTCGACGGCGGGCCGATCGCGCTCATACGCGATGGCGATGAGATAGAAATCGATATTCCGGGTAGAACTCTCAACCTGCTGGTCGACGAGGAAGAACTCGCCGCGCGCACGGCAGCCTGGCAGCCACGGGAACCTCGCTACCAGACGGGATTCCTGTCCAGATATGTTAAGCTAGTGAACGGCGCTGAGCGAGGCGCCGTCGTGGAATAGAATGGAGATTTTTTGAAGGGCTCGGAAGCGATAATCGAATCTTTGAAGGCGGCCGGGGTCGAGGTCGTCTTCGGCCTGCCCGGCGGCATGGTCATCCCGCTTTACGACGCCCTTTATGATTCTGACCTGAAGCACTTCCTGGTCCGCCACGAACAGGGCGCGGCCCACATGGCCGACGGCTATGCCCGCGCGACCGGCAAGGTCGGCGTCTGTATAGCGACGAGCGGTCCCGGCGCCACCAACCTGGTCACCGGCATCGCCAACGCCTACATGGACTCGACGCCCATGGTGGCCATCACCGGCCAGGCGCGCAGCGATCTCATCGGCACCGACGCCTTCCAGGAAGCCGACATCACCGGCATCACCGAGCCGATCGTCAAGCATAGCTACCTGATCAAGAATCCGAAGGATATCCCCCGGATCTTCAAGGAAGCCTTCTATATCGCCTCCACCGGCAGGCCGGGGCCGGTCCTGATCGACATCCCCGCCGACATGCAGTTGGCGGACATCGATTACAAGCCGGCCGGCAAGATCAACCTGCCCGGCTACAAGCCGACCCTCAAGGGCCACAAGAAACAGATAATCTCCGCGGCGAAAGCGATCGCGGCCGCTGAGAAGCCGGTATTCTACGCCGGAGGCGGCATCATCACAGCCGGCGCCGAGAAAGAGCTGCTAGCCATCGCCAAGCTGATGAAGATCCCGGTCACGACCACCCTGATGGGTCTGGGCTGTTTCCCCGAGGACAACGACCTTTCGCTGGGCATGCTCGGCATGCACGGCACCGGCTATGCCAACTACGCGGTCACCCATTCCGACCTGCTGATCGGCGTCGGCGCCCGCTTCGACGACCGCGTCACCGGCAAGCTGGCGACATTCGCCCGCCATGCCAAAAAGATCCATATCGACATGGACCCGGCCGAGATCAGCAAGAATGTCGCCATCGACATCCCCATCGTCGGTGACGCCAAGGATGTTCTCGCCGGTATCCTCGCCGAGCTCAAAAAGATGAAGCGCGAGCCGAAGAAGACCGCGGCCTGGACGGACCAGGTCATCGCCTGGAAGAAGAAGCATCCGCTGCACTACAAGGACGAAAAAGGCTCGATCATGCCCCAGTACGTCATCGAGGAGATCAATCGCATCACCAAAAGCGAGGCTATCCTCTGCACTGATGTCGGCCAGCACCAGATGTGGTCGGCGCTGTTCTACAAGCACATCAAGCCGCGGCACTGGGTCAGCTCCGGCGGCCTGGGAACCATGGGCTTCGGCTTCCCGGCGGCCATCGGCGCCAAGGTCGGCTGCCCCGACAAGACCGTCATCGATGTCGCTGGCGACGGCAGCTTCCAGATGAACATCCAGGAGCTGGCCACCGCCGTCTGCTACAACATCCCGGTCGTTGTCTGCATCCTCAACAACGGCTTCCTGGGAATGGTCCGCCAGTGGCAGGAACTTTTCTGGAACAAGCGCTATTCAGAGACGGTCATCGCCTGCCAGCCTGATTTCGCTGCTGTGGCCGAGGCTTACGGCGCGCTGGGGATCACCATCGACAATAAGAAAGACGTCGGCGACGCCATCCGCACGGCCATCAAATCGAAGCGGCCGGCGGTCCTCGACTTCCGGGTCAAGCAGGAAGAGAACGTCTTCCCGATGGTCCCGGCGGGCAAGTCCATCGACGAGATGATCGGCGGGCACAAGACATGAAGCACACACTCTCGGTTTTAGTCGAAAACAAGCCGGGCGTCCTCGCCAGGGTCGCCGGCCTGTTTGCACGGCGCGGCTTCAACATCAATTCGCTGGCTGTCGGTATCACCGAAGATCCCGACGTCTCCCGTATGACCATCACAGTCGACGCCGAGGAACACCCTATCGAGCAGGTGACCAAGCAGCTGCACAAGCTGATAAATGTCATCAAGATAACCGATCTCGACCCGGAGCGGACCGTAGCCCGCGAGCTGGCGCTGATCAAGGTAAAGTCCGATACCAAGTCCCGCGCCGAGGTGATGCAGCTCGCCGAGATATTCCGGGCGCAGATCCTCGATGTCAGCCGCAAGACGATCACTATCGAGATAACCGGCACCTATGAGAAGCTTGACGCGTTCGAGCAGCTGCTCCAGCCTCACGGAGTAGTCGAGATCGTGCGCACCGGCCGCATAGCCATAGAGCGCGGCGAGAAATAACAACTTTGAAGCAGCGGGCGGCGCGGCTTGTATGCCGGCGCCGCCGCGACACGTAAAGGAGACAAATGTATTACGACAAGGATGCGAATCTCGACCTCATCAAAGACAAGACCGTCGCCGTCATCGGCTACGGAAGCCAGGGGCACGCCCACTCGCTGAACCTGCACGAGTCGGGCGTCAAGGTCATCGTCGGCCTCCGCAAGGAGAGCTCCAGCTGGAAGGAAGCCGAAGCCGCCGGTCTGAAGGTCATGAAAGTCGACGAAGCCGCGAAGGCCGCCGACATGATCATGATCCTGACTCCTGACCATTCCCAGGCCAAGACTTACAGGAAGAAGATCGAGGACGGCCTCAAGCCCGGTAATGTGCTCATGTTCGCCCACGGCTTCAACATCCATTTCAACCAGATCGTCCCGCCGGCAGACGTCGATGTCGTCATGGTCGCCCCCAAGGGCCCCGGCCACCTGGTCCGCAGGCAGTATCAGGAAGGCCGCGGAGTCCCGGCGCTGATCGCAATCCATCAGGATGCCAGCGGTAAGGCGCAGGATCTCGCCCTGGCTTACGCCAAGGGAATCGGCGCCACCCGCGCCGGAGTCATAGAGACCAATTTCGGGGAAGAGACCGAGACCGACCTCTTCGGCGAGCAGGTAGTCCTCTGCGGTGGCGCCAGCGAACTGGTCCGCGCCGGTTTTGAGACCCTGGTCCAGGCTGGCTATCAACCCGAGATCGCCTATTTCGAATGCCTGCATGAGCTCAAGCTGATCGTCGACCTCATGTATGAGAAGGGCATCACCGGCATGCGCTACAGCATCTCCGACACCGCCGAGTACGGCGACATCACCCGGGGCAAGCGCATCATCACCGATGAGACCCGCGCCGAGATGCGCAAGATCCTCAAGGAGATCCAGAACGGCGAGTTCGCCAGCGAGTGGATCCTCGAGAACAAGGCCGGCCGCCCCAGCTTCAACGCCGTCCAGCGGCGCGAGGCATCGCACCAGATTGAGATCGTCGGCAAGAAGCTCCGCGGCCTGATGAGCTGGATTGAAGACGGCGAGATGGGCGGAGAAGAAGTCTAGATCTCTCGCGGCAATCAGATATTTGACAACACAAAACTACTAACAAGACAAACGGGAAGCAATCCATGATCAAGAAATTCCTGATGACTCCGGGAC is a genomic window of Actinomycetota bacterium containing:
- the ilvN gene encoding acetolactate synthase small subunit, coding for MKHTLSVLVENKPGVLARVAGLFARRGFNINSLAVGITEDPDVSRMTITVDAEEHPIEQVTKQLHKLINVIKITDLDPERTVARELALIKVKSDTKSRAEVMQLAEIFRAQILDVSRKTITIEITGTYEKLDAFEQLLQPHGVVEIVRTGRIAIERGEK
- a CDS encoding response regulator, with translation MKLQQKIPLYVITVMLLVGGMGALALLSSQKQSSTQLFSETASTLTDTILNSLEQDMLRSDRGHIQLTLDNLSRQQNIRSIDILSTDGTIWASSNRESIGSVVDPEAVAVMDGDHPHEIFGEPADDHMTDVAAIPVKDECLMCHGRTTAPPNQSGNLGGIRVDIGTTSLQESLGRSRQILLIVGGATFVLVAGTLVLLLRLTALAPLAKLTEASTRISRGDYSARVPEGDPVNEISAVSKAFNEMAGTVEQHTLQLESANRELEQASRMKSEFLANMSHELRTPLNVIIGFSEVLRDTPSNQMDDSDRTEFCDNIVNSGHHLLELINDVLDLAKVEAGQMQLIPEEFYIGTTLKEIISTMQPLAAKRHIDLGINVSEHLTTVYADVAKFKQILFNLIGNALKFTPEGGSVRVNASVMGNMARFAVTDTGVGIAEADQERIFSEFQQVDGSSSRQYEGTGLGLALTRKFVELQKGEIWVESRIGLGSTFYFTLPLPAESGLPVATRVERYSDTSPEAIQLACPVDEGKYATTQPSPTVLVVEDDRKTAELIGLWLTRDGYDVDYATDGVEALEKARENHPFAICLDIMLPRKDGWQVLHQLKADPETADLGVIICSALDNPELGFALGAADYCVKPLSRRHLLDKLRYLKEVSPGRRSQPQVLVADSDREAAHRTASILERQGFGVIHASDGKDAIDLALEQSPDIIIVDFNLPDVASYDVVSFLRNHPITVDTPVIVTTEREISGREEDMLRSGQVEKIIRKGDSGKDQLLGEMFRLEKLHPEKALLIDGETRMFNRRYFEKRLAEEVKRAERYSLDLSLMMIVLDSPAGLVSSHAQRLAALTGILRSNVRAADPLARYDTCRFGILLPETTREAAFRVAGKVVELVREKQITGADGKVIPLSVSVAVTGDHGGIRTPDQLVESLDAALRVLADQDGDAARLV
- the ilvD gene encoding dihydroxy-acid dehydratase; this translates as MELRSDDITKGIIRAPHRSLLKALGLSDREMGLPFIGVANSFNEVIPGHMHLRSVTEAVKEGIWAAGGVPFEFGGIGVCDGLAMNHEGMRFSLASREIIADEIEVMAMAHAFDGLALVPSCDKVVPGMMMGALRVNIPAIVVSGGPMLAGDLDGTKVDLHNVFEAVGAALTGKMSEAELTRLEDCACPGCGSCAGLFTANSMNCLTEALGLALPGNGTIPAVHAARIRHARETGRRAVELALEGLRPRDIVDTRAVINALAVDSSMGCSTNTALHIAAIAHEAGVGFSLAEVNEITARTPHLCSLSPAGVHHMEDLYRAGGVQALMKTLLDAGKLDGSAMTVSGQSLNDQLASARVADTGVIRSIDNAYHETGGLAALFGNLAPNGAVVKESAVSPEMLKLRGPAIVFESEQEVEEALEAGKIVAGSVVVIRYQGPKGGPGMPEMLTPTAAIAGAGLDHAVALITDGRFSGATRGASIGHVSPEAFDGGPIALIRDGDEIEIDIPGRTLNLLVDEEELAARTAAWQPREPRYQTGFLSRYVKLVNGAERGAVVE
- the ilvB gene encoding biosynthetic-type acetolactate synthase large subunit produces the protein MKGSEAIIESLKAAGVEVVFGLPGGMVIPLYDALYDSDLKHFLVRHEQGAAHMADGYARATGKVGVCIATSGPGATNLVTGIANAYMDSTPMVAITGQARSDLIGTDAFQEADITGITEPIVKHSYLIKNPKDIPRIFKEAFYIASTGRPGPVLIDIPADMQLADIDYKPAGKINLPGYKPTLKGHKKQIISAAKAIAAAEKPVFYAGGGIITAGAEKELLAIAKLMKIPVTTTLMGLGCFPEDNDLSLGMLGMHGTGYANYAVTHSDLLIGVGARFDDRVTGKLATFARHAKKIHIDMDPAEISKNVAIDIPIVGDAKDVLAGILAELKKMKREPKKTAAWTDQVIAWKKKHPLHYKDEKGSIMPQYVIEEINRITKSEAILCTDVGQHQMWSALFYKHIKPRHWVSSGGLGTMGFGFPAAIGAKVGCPDKTVIDVAGDGSFQMNIQELATAVCYNIPVVVCILNNGFLGMVRQWQELFWNKRYSETVIACQPDFAAVAEAYGALGITIDNKKDVGDAIRTAIKSKRPAVLDFRVKQEENVFPMVPAGKSIDEMIGGHKT
- the ilvC gene encoding ketol-acid reductoisomerase codes for the protein MYYDKDANLDLIKDKTVAVIGYGSQGHAHSLNLHESGVKVIVGLRKESSSWKEAEAAGLKVMKVDEAAKAADMIMILTPDHSQAKTYRKKIEDGLKPGNVLMFAHGFNIHFNQIVPPADVDVVMVAPKGPGHLVRRQYQEGRGVPALIAIHQDASGKAQDLALAYAKGIGATRAGVIETNFGEETETDLFGEQVVLCGGASELVRAGFETLVQAGYQPEIAYFECLHELKLIVDLMYEKGITGMRYSISDTAEYGDITRGKRIITDETRAEMRKILKEIQNGEFASEWILENKAGRPSFNAVQRREASHQIEIVGKKLRGLMSWIEDGEMGGEEV